CTCGCGCCGCGGACGACGCCGGCGGCGGGGACGCGGGCCGGGAAGCGGACCCGGCGGACCCGGCGGGCCGGGCGGCCCCGGACATTCGGGACGCCCGCATCGCGGCGCTGCCTTAACCGGACCCATGGACCACAGCTACCGCCACGCGCAGGGCGCGCCGAGCGGCAACTCACAGGGCGGCAGCGGCAGTGGCTACGGCCGCGGCTCGCGCTTCGAAGCGCAGCGCTTCCACCAGCCCATGCTGCCCGATCCCGAGCCTCTGCCTCCCAACGAAAACGGCGCCACCCGCATCCTGGTCATGGTGGACGACCTGTTCTTCGTCTCCAAGATCCAGGAGACGGCGCGCAAGCTCAACGTCAAGGTGGAATTCACCAAGACCGACAAGGAGATACTGGAGCGCATCGAGGCCAACGGCCAGGAGAAGCCGTCGCTCATCATCATTGACCTGAACAGCGTCAGCGCCAAGCCGCTGACCACCATCCCCAAGCTCAAGGCCAAGCTGAAGAAGGCGACCTCCATCCTGGGCTTCGTCTCCCACGTGCAGGGCGACCTGAAGGTCAAGGCACAGGAGGCGGGCTGCGACGCTGTCATGCCGCGCTCCGCCTTCTCCCAGAACCTGCCGCAGCTGCTGCGTCGCCACGGTGCCCCCGAAGACCTCAGCCAGACCACCGAGTAAGCTCGCAGCAACGGCCTCGCTAGCCGGGAGGCCAGCGCAGGTCTCGTCCGCCTAGCAAATGCAGGTGCAGGTGGAAGACGGACTGCCCGGAGCGCGGCCCCACGTTGTACACCGTGCGATAGCCGTCCTCAATCTTGCGTTCGCGCGCGATGCGCGCTGCCACCAACTGGCAGTGCCCCAGCAACTCCGCGTCCTCCGCCGTGGCTTCCTTCAGCCCCGGCAAGTGCCTCTTGGAGATGATGAGGACGTGCGTAGGCGCCTGGGGATTGATGTCTTCGAAGGCGAAGGCGTGGTCGTCCTCATAGACTTTCTTCGCCGGGATCTCGCCGCTCAGGATGCGGCAGAACAGGCAGTCGGACATGGTGGGATTGTAAATCCAACCCGCGGCTCTTAGAGGCTAGTCGAGCCGCACCAGAAAGACATCGCCCTGCGGGGTATGGGTGTCGCGGGCCACTTCCTGGGCGCGCTTGCGGTCGTCTTGCAGCACGCGCACCCGCACCCACCAGTCGCCGGTGGGGCTGGGGAAGGACAGCACCTTGGCGGTGCGGTAGCGGCGGACGAGCTTGGCCTTGAGCTCGGCGGCGACCTCTTCATCTTCGAGGGCGCCGATCTGCACCGCCCAACGTCCGCCGGAGTCGAGCGGCGCCGGAGCGCGCATCACCTCCACCCGCACCTTCGCTATGCCCGCGCGACGCACGCCGATCTCGCTGGCCGCGGCCAGCGAGAGGTCGATGATCCGGCCCTCGACGAAGGGCCCACGATCGTTGATGCGCACCAGCGTCCGTTGCCCGGTGCTGAGGTTGGTCACGCGCACGATGGAGCCGAGCGGCAGCGTGCGGTGCGCCGCCGTGGGTGCGTTCATGTCATAGATCTCGCCGTTGGCCGCGGGCCGGTTGTGATACGGAGGCCCGTACCAGCTCGCCAATCCGATTTCCACGAACAGGGGTTTGGCGTTGGCGGGGATGTTGAAGGTTTCCGCCGAGGTCGGAGGAGGCGCGGGGACGCGGGTGCGGGCATGCTGGTTGCCGCCGCCGCATCCGGCCAGCAGGGTCACACCGGCCAGCAGCGCCGCCAGCCGAAGAGTGCGCGGTTTGATCTCAAATGCTCCCACCTCGTGGTTAGAAGCGGGAATTGCCAGGCTCGGTGATTATGACGTCCATTTTCGGGAAGGGTCAACCGGGGGCACCACGCCCGCCAACCTCTGCCGGTCCCCGGCCGTCACAGAGCGCTGTGACGCGAGGGGCTGATTCCTGTTGATTCGCAAGGCTTTATCGCGTAATGTCCGAAGCCGTTCAATGCACCATCGCACTGCTGAACCGCAATTTCTCCCCTTTGAGGGCTTCTGGGTTGGGGGTGAGTGTCGAATCCCTTAGCCTCTTACAGCCCCAGTCCCCAGGGGGAGAGTGTCTCCAGGGCGGTTTCCGCCCGTGTGTGGAGACCACATTTCTGGTGGAGGAGAGCAAGAATGCGCAAGCCGATCAAATACGTCGAGAAAGGGCTGGTGCTGGCGGCGACGGGAGCTTGGCACGTGTTCGACCGGCTCAACCGCGTCCGCCCCAATCCCACCTTCACCCCCGCGTGGTC
The DNA window shown above is from Terriglobales bacterium and carries:
- a CDS encoding histidine triad nucleotide-binding protein, producing MSDCLFCRILSGEIPAKKVYEDDHAFAFEDINPQAPTHVLIISKRHLPGLKEATAEDAELLGHCQLVAARIARERKIEDGYRTVYNVGPRSGQSVFHLHLHLLGGRDLRWPPG
- a CDS encoding septal ring lytic transglycosylase RlpA family protein, producing the protein MGAFEIKPRTLRLAALLAGVTLLAGCGGGNQHARTRVPAPPPTSAETFNIPANAKPLFVEIGLASWYGPPYHNRPAANGEIYDMNAPTAAHRTLPLGSIVRVTNLSTGQRTLVRINDRGPFVEGRIIDLSLAAASEIGVRRAGIAKVRVEVMRAPAPLDSGGRWAVQIGALEDEEVAAELKAKLVRRYRTAKVLSFPSPTGDWWVRVRVLQDDRKRAQEVARDTHTPQGDVFLVRLD